A window of the Halichoerus grypus chromosome 2, mHalGry1.hap1.1, whole genome shotgun sequence genome harbors these coding sequences:
- the KDM6B gene encoding LOW QUALITY PROTEIN: lysine-specific demethylase 6B (The sequence of the model RefSeq protein was modified relative to this genomic sequence to represent the inferred CDS: deleted 2 bases in 1 codon): MHRAVDPPGARAAREAFALGGLSCAGAWSSCPPHPPPRSAWLPGGRCSASVGQPPLSTPLPPSHGSSSGHPNKPYYAPGTPTPRPLHGKLESLHGCVQALLREPAQPGLWEQLGQLYESEHDSEEAIRCYHSALRYGGSLAELGPRIGRLQQAQFWNFHAGSCQHRAKVLPPLEQVWNLLHLEHKRNYGAKRGGPPVKRAAEPPVVQPVPPAALSGPSGDEGLSPGGKRRRGCSSEQTGLPPGLPLPPPPLPPPPPPPPPPPLPGLATSPAFQLSKPGLWSTLHGDVWGPERKGSAPPERQEQRHPLPHPYPHPAPAYTAHPPGHRLVPAAPPGPGPRPPGAESHGCPPATRPPGSDLRESRVQRSRMDSSVSPAATTACVPYAPSRPPGLPGTSSSSSSSNSGLRGAEPSPGIPGADHYQTPALDVSSHQGRLGPSAHSSRKPFLAAPAATPHLSLPPRPPSPPPPPCPRLLRPPPPPAWLKGPACRAAREDGEILEELFLGAEGRPRPPPPPLPHREGFLGPPAPRFSVGTQDSHTPPAPPATSSSNHGSHSSSPTGPVSFPPPPYLARSLDPLPRPPSPTLSPQDPPLAPLTLALPPAPPSSCHQNTSGSFRRPESPRPRVSFPKTPEVGPGPTPGPLNKAPQPAPPRAGELPARGPRLFDFPPTPLEDQFEEPAEFKILPDGLANIMKMLDESIRKEEEQQQQGAGVGPPPPLKEPFPSLQPPFPGDTAPAAATAATAAQGEEKKPPPALPPPPPLAKFPPPPPPPPPPLPPAASPASLLKSLASVLEGQKYCYRGTGTAVATRPGPLAATQYSPGPPSGATAPPPPSAAPSAQGSPQPSASSSSQFSTSGGPWARERRAGEEPAPGPMTPAPPPPPLPLPPARSESEVLEEISRACETLVERVGRSATDPAGPVDTAGPVDTAGLVDSGTERLLPPAQARDESGGAGAAAGPGSGKRRQKEHQKEHRRHRRACKDSVGRRPREGRAKTKAKAPKEKSRRVLGNLDLQSEEIQGREKARPDLGGASKAKPPAAPAPPPAPAPSAQPTPPSAPGPGKKVREEAPGPPGVSRADMLKLRSLSEGPPKELKIRLIKVESGDKETFIASEVEERRLRMADLTISHCAADVVRASKNAKVKGKFRESYLSPAQSVKPKINTEEKLPREKLNPPTPSIYLESKRDAFSPVLLQFCTDPRNPITVIRGLAGSLRLNLGLFSTKTLVEASGEHAVEVRTQVQQPSDENWDLTGTRQIWPCESSRSHTTIAKYAQYQASSFQESLQEEKESEDEESEEPDSTTGTPPSSAPDPKNHHIIKFGTNIDLSDAKRWKPQLQELLKLPAFMRVTSTGNMLSHVGHTILGMNTVQLYMKVPGSRTPGHQENNNFCSVNINIGPGDCEWFAVHEHYWETISAFCDRHGVDYLTGSWWPILDDLYASNIPVYRFVQRPGDLVWINAGTVHWVQATGWCNNIAWNVGPLTAYQYQLALERYEWNEVKNVKSIVPMIHVSWNVARTVKISDPDLFKMIKFCLLQSMKHCQVQRESLVRAGKKIAYQGRVKDEPAYYCNECDVEVFNILFVTSENGSRNTYLVHCEACARRRSAGLQGVVVLEQYRTEELAQAYDAFTLVRPGGRGRGGVPRGAPAAEPAAEPAPAFSPQAPAGTSR, translated from the exons ATGCATCGGGCAGTGGACCCTCCAGGGGCCCGCGCTGCACGGGAAGCCTTTGCCCTTGGGGGCTTGAGCTGTGCTGGGGCCTGGAGCTCCTGCCCGCCCCATCCCCCTCCTCGTAGCGCATGGCTGCCTGGAGGCAG GTGCTCTGCCAGCGTCGGGCAGCCCCCACTCtccactcccctgcccccttcACATGGCAGTAGCTCTGGGCACCCTAACAAACCGTATTATGCTCCAGG GACCCCCACCCCGAGACCCCTCCATGGGAAGCTGGAATCCCTGCATGGCTGTGTGCAGGCATTGCTCCGAGAGCCGGCCCAGCCCGGGCTGTGGGAGCAGCTTGGGCAGCTGTACGAGTCGGAGCACGACAGTGAGGAGGCCATTCGCTGCTACCACAGCGCCCTTCGATACGGAGGAAGCTTGGCTGAGTTGGGACCCCGCATCGGGCGACTACAGCAG GCCCAGTTCTGGAACTTTCATGCCGGCTCCTGCCAGCACCGAGCCAAGGTCCTGCCCCCCCTGGAGCAAGTGTGGAACTTGCTGCACCTCGAG CACAAGCGGAACTACGGGGCCAAGCGGGGAGGTCCCCCAGTGAAGCGAGCCGCTGAACCCCCAGTGGTGCAGCCCGTGCCTCCGGCCGCGCTGTCGGGCCCCTCGGGGGATGAGGGCCTGAGCCCTGGAGGCAAGCGCAGGAGAGGCTGCAGCTCCGAGCAG ACCGGCCTTCCTCCAGGGCTGCCGCTGCCGCCACCCccactgccgccgccgccgcccccgccgccccccccacccctgcctggccTAGCCACCAGCCCTGCGTTTCAGCTGAGCAAGCCAGGGCTGTGGAGTACCCTGCACGGAGATGTCTGGGGCCCCGAGCGCAAGGGTTCAGCACCCCCGGAGCGCCAG GAGCAGCGGCACCCGCTGCCCCATCCGTATCCGCACCCGGCTCCGGCCTACACCGCGCACCCCCCTGGCCACCGGCTGGTCCCGGCCGCACCCCCaggccccggcccccgccccccaggagcAGAGAGCCATGGCTGCCCGCCTGCCACCCGTCCCCCCGGAAGTGACCTTAGAGAGAGCAGAGTTCAGAGGTCGCGGATGGACTCCAGCGTTTCACCAGCAGCAACCACCGCCTGCGTGCCTTACGCCCCTTCCCGGCCCCCCGGCCTCCCCGgcaccagcagcagcagtagcagcagcaACAGCGGTCTCCGGGGCGCGGAGCCGAGCCCAGGCATC CCCGGCGCTGACCATTACCAAACTCCCGCGCTGGACGTCTCCTCTCACCAAGGCCGCCTGGGGCCCTCGGCACACAGCAGTCGGAAACCGTTCCTGGCGGCTCCCGCTGCCACTCCTCACCTGTCCCTgccgccccgccccccctcacctcctccaccGCCCTGTCCCCGCCTCCTgcgccccccaccaccccctgcctGGCTGAAGGGCCCGGCCTGCCGGGCAGCCCGCGAGGACGGGGAGATCTTAGAGGAGCTCTTCTTGGGGGCTGAGGGacgcccccgccctcccccgccacccctcccccaccgcgAGGGCTTCTTGGGGCCTCCGGCTCCCCGCTTTTCTGTGGGCACTCAGGATTCGCacacccctcccgcccccccagccACCAGCAGCAGCAACCATGGCAGCCACAGCAGCAGCCCCACGGGGCCTGTGTCCTTCCCTCCGCCTCCCTACCTGGCCAGAAGTTTGGATCCCCTtccccggccccccagccccactctgaGCCCCCAGGACCCACCTCTTGCCCCCTTGACTCTTGCCCTGCCTccagctcctccctcctcctgccaccaAAATACCTCAGGAAGCTTCAGGCGCCCGGAGAGCCCTCGGCCCAGGGTCTCCTTCCCAAAGACCCCCGAGGTGGGGCCGGGGCCGACCCCAGGCCCCCTGAATAAAGCCCCCCAGCCCGCGCCGCCCAGGGCAGGGGAGCTGCCCGCCCGAGGCCCGCGGCTCTTCGATTTTCCCCCTACCCCGCTGGAGGACCAGTTTGAGGAGCCAGCTGAATTCAAGATCCTCCCCGACGGGCTGGCCAACATCATGAAGATGCTGGACGAATCCATTCGcaaggaggaggagcagcagcaACAGGGAGCAGGTgtgggccccccgccccccctgaAGGAGCCCTTCCCATCTCTGCAGCCTCCGTTCCCCGGTGACACAGCCCCGGCCGCCGCCACGGCCGCCACCGCCgcccagggagaggagaagaagccACCACCAGCCCTTCCGCCCCCGCCGCCTCTAGCCAAGttcccgccgccgcccccgccgcccccgccgccgctcCCCCCGGCAGCCAGTCCGGCCAGCCTGCTCAAATCCTTGGCCTCCGTGCTGGAGGGACAGAAGTACTGTTACCGGGGCACTGGAACGGCTGTTGCCACCCGGCCCGGGCCCTTGGCCGCCACTCAGTATTCCCCCGGTCCCCCGTCAGGTGCTaccgccccgccgcccccctcAGCGGCCCCCAGCGCCCAGGGCTCCCCGCAGCCCTCCGCTTCCTCGTCATCTCAGTTCTCTACCTCAGGCGGGCCCTGGGCCCGGGAGCGCAGGGCGGGCGAAGAGCCAGCCCCGGGCCCCATgacccccgccccgccgcccccacccctgcctctgccccctgctcggTCTGAGTCTGAGGTGCTAGAAGAGATCAGTCGGGCTTGTGAGACCCTCGTGGAGCGGGTGGGCCGGAGCGCCACAGACCCGGCGGGCCCGGTGGACACGGCAGGCCCGGTGGACACGGCAGGCCTGGTGGACAGTGGGACCGAGCGCCTGCTGCCTCCCGCCCAGGCCCGGGACGAgagcggcggggcgggggcggcagcaGGACCAGGCAGCGGCAAGCGGCGACAGAAGGAGCACCAGAAGGAGCACCGACGGCACAGGCGGGCCTGTAAGGACAGCGTGGGTCGGCGGCCCCGAGAGGGCAGGGCAAAGACCAAGGCCAAGGCCCCCAAAGAAAAGAGCCGCCGGGTGCTGGGCAACCTGGACCTGCAGAGCGAGGAGATCCAGGGGCGCGAGAAGGCCCGGCCCGATCTCGGCGGGGCATCCAAGGCCAAGCCGCCCGCCGCTCCGGCCCCCCCACCAGCTCCTGCGCCCTCTGCCCAGCCCACGCCCCCCTCAGCTCCCGGGCCTGGGAAGAAGGTCCGGGAGGAAGCGCCAGGGCCACCAGGTGTCAGCCGGGCTGACATGTTGAAGCTGCGCTCACTTAGTGAAGGGCCCCCCAAGGAGCTGAAGATCCGGCTCATCAAGGTAGAGAGCGGTGACAAGGAGACCTTTATTGCCTCTGAGGTGGAAGAGCGGAGGCTGCGCATGGCGGACCTCACCATCAGCCACTGTGCCGCCGACGTCGTGCGTGCCAGCAA gAACGCCAAGGTGAAAGGGAAGTTTCGAGAGTCCTACCTTTCCCCAGCCCAGTCTGTGAAACCGAAGATCAACACTGAGGAGAAGCTGCCCCGGGAAAAACTCAACCCGCCCACCCCCAGCATCTAT CTGGAGAGCAAACGGGACGCCTTCTCGCCGGTGCTGCTGCAGTTCTGTACAGACCCTCGAAATCCCATCACCGTGATCCGCGGCCTGGCGGGCTCCCTGCGGCTCA ACTTGGGCCTCTTCTCCACCAAGACGCTGGTGGAGGCGAGCGGCGAGCACGCGGTGGAGGTGCGCACGCAGGTGCAGCAGCCCTCCGACGAGAACTGGGATCTGACGGGCACGCGGCAGATCTGGCCCTGCGAGAGCTCCCGTTCCCACACCACCATTGCCAAGTACGCGCAGTACCAGGCCTCGTCCTTCCAGGAGTCCCTGCAG gaggagaaggagagcgAGGACGAGGAGTCCGAGGAGCCCGACAGCACCACAGGAACCCCTCCCAG CAGCGCCCCGGACCCGAAGAACCATCACATCATCAAGTTTGGCACCAACATCGACCTGTCTGACGCCAAGAG GTGGAAGCCCCAGCTGCAGGAGCTGCTGAAGCTGCCCGCCTTCATGCGGGTCACATCCACGGGCAACATGCTGAGCCACGTGGGCCACACCATCCTGGGCATGAACACGGTGCAGCTGTACATGAAGGTCCCCGGCAGCCGAACGCCAG GCCACCAGGAGAACAACAACTTCTGCTCCGTCAACATCAACATTGGCCCTGGCGACTGCGAGTGGTTCGCGGTGCACGAGCACTACTGGGAGACCATCAGCGCCTTCTGCGACCG GCACGGCGTGGACTACCTGACTGGTTCCTGGTGGCCAATCCTGGACGACCTCTATGCTTCCAATATCCCTGTGTACCGCTTCGTGCAGCGCCCCGGAGACCTCGTGTGGATTAACGCGGGCACCGTGCACTGGGTGCAGGCCACCGGCTGGTGCAACAACATCGCCTGGAACGTGGGGCCCCTCACCG CCTATCAGTACCAGCTGGCCCTGGAACGATACGAGTGGAACGAGGTGAAGAACGTCAAATCCATCGTGCCCATGATTCACGTGTCCTGGAACGTGGCTCGCACGGTCAAAATCAGCGACCCGGACTTGTTCAAGATGATCAA GTTCTGCCTCCTGCAGTCCATGAAGCACTGCCAGGTGCAGCGCGAGAGCCTGGTGCGCGCCGGCAAGAAGATCGCCTACCAGGGCCGGGTCAAGGACGAGCCCGCCTACTACTGCAACGAGTGCGAC GTGGAGGTGTTCAACATCCTGTTCGTGACGAGCGAGAACGGCAGCCGCAACACGTACCTGGTGCACTGCGAGGCGTGCGCGCGGCGGCGGAGCGCGGGCCTGCAGGGCGTCGTGGTGCTGGAGCAGTACCGCACCGAGGAGCTGGCGCAGGCCTACGACGCCTTCACGCTGGTGAGGCCCGGCGGGCGGGGCCGCGGGGGGGTCCCCCGGGGCGCTCCCGCCGCCGAGCCCGCCGCTGAG CCGGCGCCCGCTTTCTCCCCGCAGGCCCCCGCCGGCACGTCGCGATGA
- the TMEM88 gene encoding transmembrane protein 88, protein MADVPGAQRADPGGGPEPRDPLDCWACAVLVTAQNLLVAAFNLLLLALVLGTILLPAVTMLGFGFLCHSQFLRSQAPPCTAHLRDPGFTALLVTGFLLLVPLLVLALASYRRLCLRLRLADCLVPYSRALYRRRRAPQPRQTRASPGPQAAPASGKVWV, encoded by the exons ATGGCGGATGTCCCCGGGGCGCAGCGAGCGGATCCCGGCGGCGGCCCGGAGCCCCGGGACCCCCTGGACTGCTGGGCCTGCGCTGTGCTGGTCACGGCCCAGAATCTGCTGGTGGCTGCCTTCAACCTCCTCCTGCTGGCGCTGGTGCTGGGGACCATCCTGCTACCCGCTGTCACCATGCTAGGTTTCggcttcctctgccactcccag TTCCTGCGCTCCCAGGCCCCCCCTTGCACCGCGCACCTGCGGGACCCGGGCTTCACGGCCCTGCTGGTCACCGGATTCCTGCTCCTCGTGCCGCTGCTCGTGCTGGCCCTGGCCAGCTACCGCCGCCTCTGCCTGCGCCTCCGCCTGGCCGACTGCCTCGTGCCCTACAGCCGAGCCCTCTACCGGCGCCGGCGCGCCCCGCAGCCGCGGCAGACCCGGGCCTCCCCGGGGCCCCAGGCCGCTCCCGCGTCAGGGAAGGTCTGGGTCTGA
- the NAA38 gene encoding N-alpha-acetyltransferase 38, NatC auxiliary subunit isoform X1, which translates to MAVAAGVRAAPAPGLARAGVLGSRGSLGARWEWGAGGGTAAPGSLWARWERPAGCRELWFRGWAAAGAAPSQRVSRPAQDSDGEREDSPAARARQQLEALLNKTMRIRMTDGRTLVGCFLCTDRDCNVILGSAQEFLKPSDSFSAGEPRVLGLAMVPGHHIVSIEVQRESLAGPPYL; encoded by the exons ATGGCTGTTGCAGCCGGCGTCAGAGCAGCTCCAGCGCCGGGGTTAGCGCgggctggggttctgggatcgagggGCAGCCTGGGAGCAAGATGGGAGTGGGGGGCCGGAGGGGGAACTGCGGCTCCCGGCAGCCTCTGGGCTCGGTGGGAGCGCCCCGCGGGCTGTCGGGAGCTGTGGTTCCGCGGGTGGGCGGCCGCCGGGGCGGCGCCGTCTCAGCGCGTGTCCCGCCCCGCGCAGGACTCGGACGGGGAGCGCGAGGACTCGCCGGCCGCGCGGGCCCGGCAGCAGCTGGAGGCGCTGCTCAACAAGACTATGCGCATTCGCATGACAGATGGACGGACCCTGGTCGGCTGCTTCCTCTGCACCGACCGCGACTGCAATGTCATCCTGGGCTCGGCGCAGGAGTTCCTCAAGCCGTCGG ATTCCTTCTCGGCGGGGGAACCCCGTGTACTGGGCCTGGCCATGGTACCCGGCCACCACATCGTTTCTAttgaggtgcagagggagagccTGGCAGGGCCTCCCTATCTCTGA
- the NAA38 gene encoding N-alpha-acetyltransferase 38, NatC auxiliary subunit isoform X2 — protein MAGAGPTMLLREENGCCSRRQSSSSAGDSDGEREDSPAARARQQLEALLNKTMRIRMTDGRTLVGCFLCTDRDCNVILGSAQEFLKPSDSFSAGEPRVLGLAMVPGHHIVSIEVQRESLAGPPYL, from the exons ATGGCCGGAGCTGGACCAACCATGCTGCTACGAGAGGAGAATGGCTGTTGCAGCCGGCGTCAGAGCAGCTCCAGCGCCGGG GACTCGGACGGGGAGCGCGAGGACTCGCCGGCCGCGCGGGCCCGGCAGCAGCTGGAGGCGCTGCTCAACAAGACTATGCGCATTCGCATGACAGATGGACGGACCCTGGTCGGCTGCTTCCTCTGCACCGACCGCGACTGCAATGTCATCCTGGGCTCGGCGCAGGAGTTCCTCAAGCCGTCGG ATTCCTTCTCGGCGGGGGAACCCCGTGTACTGGGCCTGGCCATGGTACCCGGCCACCACATCGTTTCTAttgaggtgcagagggagagccTGGCAGGGCCTCCCTATCTCTGA
- the CYB5D1 gene encoding cytochrome b5 domain-containing protein 1 isoform X1, whose protein sequence is MKQPETQGADSARAVPRRGLVGGPDFEFFRRRYFTPAEVAQHNALEDLWVSYLGSVYDLTPLARKYKGDLLLKPIVEVAGQDISHWFDPKTRDIRKHVDPLTGTLRYRTPRGRFLHVPPQLPRSDWANDFGKPWWQGVRYEVGRLSAKTRNIRVINTLTSQEHALEVGAQESMWEILHRCLPFNAHAASYTWKYEGKKLNMDYTLEENGIRDEDEEFDYLNMDGTLYTPAILLYFNDDLTEL, encoded by the exons ATGAAGCAGCCAGAGACGCAGGGGGCCGACAGTGCAAGAGCCGTGCCGCGCCGGGGCCTCGTGGGGGGGCCGGACTTTGAGTTTTTCCGGCGTCGCTATTTCACGCCGGCCGAGGTGGCCCAACACAACGCGCTGGAAGACCTGTGGGTGTCCTACCTGGGCTCCGTGTACGACCTGACGCCGTTGGCTCGCAAGTACAAGG GAGACCTGCTGCTAAAACCCATCGTGGAAGTTGCCGGCCAGGACATCAGCCACTGGTTCGATCCGAAGACCAGAGAC ATCCGCAAGCACGTCGATCCGCTGACCGGTACCCTGAGATACCGCACCCCCCGGGGCCGCTTTCTGCACGTCCCGCCGCAGCTGCCGCGTTCGGACTGGGCCAATGATTTCGGGAAGCCCTGGTGGCAGGGGGTGCGTTATGAGGTGGGGCGGCTGTCTGCCAAGACCCGCAACATCCGCGTCATTAACACGCTCACGTCGCAGGAGCACGCGCTGGAG GTGGGGGCCCAGGAATCAATGTGGGAAATCCTGCACCGCTGTCTCCCCTTTAATGCACATGCTGCCAGCTATACATGGAAATATGAGGGGAAGAAACTGAACATGGATTATACCCTGGAAGAGAATGGGATCCGGGATGAGGATGAAGAATTTGACTATCTCAACATGGACGGTACACTCTACACACCTGCAATACTGCTCTACTTCAATGATGACCTCACAGAGCTATAG